One window of Candidatus Acidulodesulfobacterium ferriphilum genomic DNA carries:
- a CDS encoding arginine decarboxylase, pyruvoyl-dependent, with product MFETPDTYTLVSGESNGTSKLGAFDIAILKAGIGNTNLIKLSSILPPNSTFTNKITYPKGVLVPIAYGYAVSDKQGETISASVAIAISKEDGFGVIMEYSGVASAKNAEETVRKMAEDAMNYRNIGIKEIKSIAVEHTVTVSWGCAFAGVPMWYSKLLTNK from the coding sequence GTGTTTGAGACGCCTGATACATACACATTAGTGAGTGGGGAGTCCAATGGAACTTCAAAATTGGGGGCATTTGACATTGCAATTCTAAAAGCGGGCATCGGCAATACGAATTTAATTAAATTGAGTTCCATATTGCCTCCAAATTCAACTTTTACAAATAAAATAACATATCCGAAGGGAGTTTTAGTTCCCATCGCTTACGGCTATGCCGTAAGCGATAAGCAGGGCGAAACGATTTCGGCATCAGTTGCGATTGCCATATCCAAAGAAGACGGATTTGGTGTTATAATGGAATATTCGGGCGTTGCATCTGCAAAAAATGCCGAAGAGACGGTCAGAAAAATGGCGGAGGATGCCATGAATTACAGAAATATCGGGATTAAGGAGATAAAATCGATTGCCGTAGAACATACCGTTACGGTTAGCTGGGGCTGTGCCTTTGCAGGCGTTCCTATGTGGTATTCGAAACTCTTA
- the speB gene encoding agmatinase encodes MKEENLISKTASFLNSSDSYENSKIVLLGIPMDYTASNIPGSRFAPKRIRELSGTLESYSPVFDETIDDKFYDIGDIVMPWGNIDKSIKFIDKIAKDLLGDGKKIVGIGGDHLITYPIIKQYISVFKDLTVVHLDAHTDLRDQWSNEKFSHATVLRRVYEVLKEGSLYQFGIRSGSKEEFEFADKFTRLYKYDVCEPLKRVIGQLIGRDIYLTIDIDVLDPAFAPGTGYLEAGGISSKELFDAVSLIISELNVVGVDVVEVCPPTDNSDRTSAIAAKLIREIIIGLSKKS; translated from the coding sequence ATGAAAGAAGAAAATTTAATATCAAAAACCGCATCTTTTCTTAACTCCTCCGATTCTTATGAAAATTCTAAAATAGTTCTTCTCGGAATTCCAATGGATTATACCGCAAGCAATATTCCCGGCTCCAGGTTTGCTCCTAAAAGGATAAGGGAATTATCGGGCACGCTTGAAAGTTATAGCCCCGTTTTCGATGAAACGATAGACGATAAATTTTACGATATCGGCGACATTGTTATGCCGTGGGGCAATATCGACAAAAGCATCAAATTTATCGACAAAATCGCAAAGGATTTATTGGGGGACGGCAAAAAAATTGTCGGCATAGGCGGAGACCATTTAATAACCTACCCCATTATAAAGCAATATATATCTGTATTTAAAGATTTAACCGTGGTGCACCTCGATGCCCATACCGACTTAAGAGATCAATGGAGCAACGAAAAGTTTTCCCATGCCACTGTTTTAAGGCGTGTTTATGAGGTTCTAAAAGAGGGCAGCCTTTACCAGTTCGGCATTCGTTCGGGTTCGAAGGAAGAGTTCGAATTTGCGGATAAATTTACCCGTCTTTATAAATATGATGTTTGCGAACCACTTAAAAGGGTTATCGGACAGTTAATAGGCAGGGATATTTATTTAACGATAGATATCGATGTGCTTGACCCTGCTTTTGCTCCCGGCACAGGCTATCTCGAAGCGGGAGGGATATCGTCTAAAGAGCTTTTTGACGCCGTATCGTTAATTATATCGGAACTTAATGTTGTGGGTGTCGATGTGGTCGAGGTTTGTCCGCCGACGGATAATTCCGATAGAACATCGGCTATCGCGGCAAAACTTATCAGAGAAATTATTATCGGCTTAAGCAAGAAATCATAA
- a CDS encoding polyamine aminopropyltransferase yields MEAWFFENQTGNFGIKIRIEKILHHEYSNFQEITVYDTFEFGRMLVLDQAIMFTDKNEFIYHEMLGLVPLFSHKNPERILIIGGGDGGVIRECLKNPFVEHIDLVEIDKRVVDVSKEFFPEIACGLKDRRVEVIADDGIEFLKRVESSGRYDAILIDSTDPVGPAEGLFKRDFYESAERALKDDGIFAAQTESPFFNKNLIRDINKIIKDIYEKPSIYYAMIPVYPSGLWSFTIGSKKYQPQNINESYKGFDFTSLSLKYYSPEIHASSFILPNFVKEICK; encoded by the coding sequence ATGGAAGCCTGGTTTTTCGAAAACCAAACCGGCAATTTTGGCATAAAAATTCGCATAGAAAAGATATTGCATCACGAATATTCCAACTTTCAAGAAATCACGGTTTACGATACATTTGAATTTGGCAGGATGCTTGTTCTGGATCAGGCGATTATGTTTACCGATAAAAACGAGTTTATCTACCATGAAATGCTCGGACTTGTCCCTCTTTTTTCGCATAAAAACCCCGAAAGGATTCTCATTATAGGGGGGGGCGACGGCGGGGTTATCAGGGAATGCCTTAAAAATCCCTTTGTTGAGCATATCGACCTTGTCGAAATAGATAAAAGGGTTGTGGATGTGTCCAAGGAGTTTTTCCCCGAGATTGCCTGCGGGCTTAAAGACCGCAGGGTTGAGGTGATTGCAGACGATGGGATAGAATTTTTAAAAAGGGTGGAAAGCAGCGGCAGATACGATGCTATTTTGATAGATTCAACCGACCCTGTCGGTCCTGCCGAGGGCTTATTTAAAAGAGATTTTTATGAGTCGGCCGAAAGAGCGCTGAAAGATGACGGCATCTTTGCGGCACAGACGGAATCCCCGTTTTTTAATAAAAATTTGATAAGGGATATTAATAAAATTATTAAAGATATTTACGAAAAACCGTCCATTTATTATGCTATGATTCCCGTTTATCCCAGCGGCTTATGGAGTTTTACGATAGGTTCCAAAAAATATCAGCCTCAAAATATCAATGAAAGCTATAAAGGGTTTGATTTTACCTCTCTCAGTCTCAAATATTACTCGCCCGAAATTCATGCCTCGTCATTTATTTTACCTAATTTTGTAAAGGAGATATGTAAATAG
- a CDS encoding HIT domain-containing protein yields the protein MKDCIFCNIVNKKINAGVVKETDNFIVIKDINPVSPVHLLLISKEHYDSILDINNKFNGNEVFALINDLANDFKVEERGFRIVINTKENGGQTVNHMHIHFMAGRGFGWPPG from the coding sequence ATGAAGGATTGCATTTTTTGCAATATTGTTAATAAAAAAATAAATGCGGGTGTAGTTAAAGAAACCGATAATTTTATTGTTATAAAGGATATAAATCCGGTTTCGCCGGTTCATCTTTTGTTAATATCGAAAGAACACTACGACAGCATTCTCGATATAAATAACAAATTTAACGGAAATGAAGTATTTGCCTTAATTAACGACCTGGCAAACGATTTTAAGGTCGAAGAAAGGGGTTTTAGAATTGTCATAAACACTAAAGAAAACGGCGGTCAAACAGTGAATCATATGCACATACATTTTATGGCGGGACGCGGTTTTGGCTGGCCCCCGGGTTAA
- a CDS encoding DUF1015 domain-containing protein, translated as MKEAGKKILPFKPYIYNSEFVDIKDVVSPPYDVIDEKLQDNLYKKSDFNIIRLELGKEFSGDNGGGNNRYSRAGGFFKDWIKRGILKLETENSIYIYVQKFYAGGALYERIGFISLFSLNKADEEGGGNNNSIYGHEMTLSKPKEDRFKLMEAAKANFSPIFSIFEDKDLNVLNILTGSIKSAAARKIFDFKDDSNTEHILYGISDESIIKSIQNEIDGKSFYIADGHHRFETCVNFRNYVRQNGINGVNADACMMYFAPANQKGLIILPTHRCIVNKKIELEAFLDEIKADFNIREVDSEVLLKETKKAGKSGTSFGFAHSSGRNFILSFKNNKTGKDADAEKSPLESLDVSILENYALKKALKISQDDIDNQRYLIYEKDANRALEKLNDGVVNAVFFMNPTKIEDVIKIASQNLRMPQKSTFFYPKLITGLTINPLMS; from the coding sequence TTGAAAGAGGCGGGCAAAAAAATTTTACCCTTTAAACCGTATATTTATAACAGTGAATTTGTCGATATTAAAGATGTCGTTTCCCCGCCTTACGATGTGATAGATGAGAAACTTCAAGACAACCTGTATAAAAAATCGGATTTTAACATTATAAGATTGGAACTCGGAAAAGAGTTTAGCGGCGATAACGGTGGCGGCAATAACAGATATTCCAGAGCAGGCGGGTTTTTTAAGGACTGGATTAAGAGAGGGATTTTAAAATTAGAAACCGAAAATTCTATATATATTTATGTTCAAAAATTCTACGCAGGCGGCGCCCTTTATGAAAGAATCGGATTTATATCGCTTTTTTCGTTAAATAAGGCGGATGAAGAAGGCGGCGGCAATAACAACAGTATTTACGGACACGAAATGACGCTTTCAAAGCCGAAAGAGGATAGATTTAAGCTCATGGAGGCTGCAAAAGCCAATTTCAGCCCTATTTTTTCGATATTCGAAGATAAGGATTTAAATGTTTTAAACATATTGACCGGTTCGATAAAAAGTGCCGCGGCAAGGAAAATTTTCGATTTTAAAGATGATAGCAATACGGAACATATACTATACGGAATTTCCGACGAAAGCATAATAAAATCCATTCAAAATGAAATAGACGGAAAATCCTTTTACATAGCGGACGGTCATCATAGATTCGAAACATGCGTTAATTTTAGAAACTATGTCAGACAAAACGGAATAAACGGAGTTAATGCCGATGCCTGCATGATGTACTTTGCTCCGGCAAACCAAAAAGGTCTTATTATATTGCCTACGCACCGCTGTATCGTCAATAAAAAAATCGAGCTCGAAGCATTTCTTGACGAAATAAAAGCCGATTTTAACATACGGGAGGTTGATTCAGAGGTTTTGCTGAAAGAGACGAAAAAAGCCGGAAAAAGCGGCACTTCGTTTGGATTTGCGCATAGTTCGGGAAGGAATTTTATATTGTCTTTTAAAAATAATAAAACGGGAAAAGATGCGGACGCCGAAAAAAGTCCCCTGGAATCCCTCGATGTTTCTATTTTGGAAAATTATGCACTGAAAAAAGCCCTGAAAATTTCTCAGGACGACATTGACAATCAAAGATATTTAATTTACGAAAAGGATGCAAACAGGGCTTTAGAAAAGCTTAACGACGGGGTTGTGAACGCCGTATTTTTTATGAACCCCACTAAAATAGAGGATGTAATTAAGATAGCCTCGCAAAACTTACGAATGCCGCAAAAATCCACCTTCTTTTATCCTAAACTCATTACAGGCTTAACCATAAATCCATTGATGAGTTAG
- the ccsB gene encoding c-type cytochrome biogenesis protein CcsB: protein MISPNISILDGSLFFTISLVFALLSFLGYFSFLFSGNKLVSKLSFAALITAFTIQTFAFAERWIYAYKIGINTPPLVDLYDSLAFFAYVVIFGFILIRLFYDFDALGFIVTFVAAAALAFASFSPLAPSAIEPTIPALQSYWLLYHIIALFMAYGAFGVSFGLGILYLLKYKKENNLVKKQGRFLSLLPDSTIIDEAIYKVIVFGLVFLTAGIVIGAAWADSAWGGFWSWDPKETWSLITWLTYILFIHARIAKGWAGKKMAWIAVIGFVVVIFCYLGVDLIIPGLHSYATPGSTPVL from the coding sequence ATGATTTCTCCAAATATATCGATATTAGACGGTTCTTTGTTTTTTACTATATCGCTGGTATTCGCGCTGTTATCGTTTTTAGGCTATTTTTCGTTTTTATTTTCGGGCAATAAGCTGGTTTCCAAGCTGTCTTTTGCCGCTTTGATTACGGCCTTTACGATACAGACATTCGCTTTTGCGGAAAGATGGATTTATGCGTATAAGATTGGAATAAATACGCCCCCGTTGGTTGATTTATACGATTCGCTGGCGTTCTTTGCCTATGTCGTCATATTCGGCTTTATTCTTATTCGGCTTTTCTACGATTTTGACGCTCTGGGATTTATCGTAACATTCGTCGCGGCTGCGGCTCTGGCTTTTGCATCGTTTTCCCCGCTTGCCCCAAGCGCAATAGAACCTACTATTCCCGCGCTTCAAAGCTATTGGCTGCTTTATCACATTATAGCGCTTTTTATGGCGTACGGGGCGTTCGGGGTATCCTTTGGTCTCGGTATTCTTTATCTGCTTAAATACAAAAAAGAAAACAACCTGGTCAAAAAACAGGGAAGGTTTTTAAGCCTGCTGCCAGATTCAACCATCATCGATGAGGCCATTTATAAGGTTATAGTATTCGGACTTGTGTTTTTAACGGCGGGTATCGTTATCGGCGCCGCGTGGGCGGACAGCGCATGGGGAGGATTCTGGAGCTGGGACCCGAAAGAAACATGGTCGCTCATAACATGGCTTACTTATATCCTGTTTATACATGCCAGAATTGCGAAGGGTTGGGCGGGAAAGAAAATGGCATGGATTGCGGTTATCGGATTTGTCGTCGTAATATTCTGCTATCTGGGCGTAGATTTAATAATTCCGGGTCTTCATTCTTACGCAACCCCCGGGTCAACCCCTGTATTATAA
- the hrcA gene encoding heat-inducible transcription repressor HrcA: MEDADIAVNERYRDVLLAVIEGYFATANPVGSKFVSENYYLNLSPATIRNIMAILEEGGYIYQPHFSAGRVPTAKGYKLYIESLMKTEKISKKQREQVKKAFNLENRNISGILHQTSRALSDLSHYTGIVLAPETSRITLLHIEFVRVKPNNILVIMVFKNAIVENRLIYVYKDIKQNELNRYSGKLNEIIEKKDCGIDDLRDIIDGEIHDDRENFYSILNDMIFDFTNNADQNTDTRLYIGPETALLDEPEFSDNEQIKLLIKTINDKKIIIKLLGLAKNCKTKRIFIGSEAEWSEISGLSLITAPYLSENKVLRGSIGIIGPSRMNYSQVIPIIDFMAEFLGEII; encoded by the coding sequence ATGGAAGATGCGGATATAGCCGTAAATGAAAGATACAGAGATGTTTTACTGGCAGTAATCGAGGGGTATTTCGCAACGGCAAACCCCGTAGGCTCAAAGTTTGTTTCCGAAAATTATTATCTAAACCTGAGTCCCGCAACAATCAGGAACATAATGGCGATTCTGGAAGAAGGCGGGTATATTTACCAGCCCCATTTTTCCGCGGGCAGGGTTCCAACAGCCAAGGGGTATAAGCTTTATATAGAAAGTTTAATGAAAACCGAAAAAATATCAAAAAAACAAAGGGAACAGGTAAAAAAAGCATTTAATTTGGAAAACAGAAACATAAGCGGCATATTGCATCAAACATCGAGGGCATTATCGGACTTATCGCATTACACGGGAATAGTTCTTGCCCCCGAAACATCGCGAATCACTCTTTTACATATAGAATTCGTGAGGGTTAAACCCAATAACATCCTCGTAATTATGGTATTTAAAAATGCCATAGTAGAAAATAGGCTTATATATGTTTATAAAGATATTAAACAAAACGAACTTAACAGGTATTCCGGAAAATTAAACGAGATTATAGAAAAAAAGGATTGCGGCATAGACGACCTTAGAGATATTATCGATGGCGAAATACACGATGACAGGGAAAATTTTTATTCCATATTGAACGATATGATATTTGATTTTACAAATAACGCCGACCAGAATACGGACACCCGTCTTTATATCGGACCTGAAACCGCTTTGCTCGACGAACCTGAATTTTCCGACAATGAACAGATAAAATTGCTTATCAAGACTATTAACGATAAAAAAATAATAATAAAACTGCTCGGGCTTGCCAAAAATTGCAAAACTAAACGAATATTTATCGGGTCAGAAGCGGAATGGTCGGAAATCAGCGGATTATCTTTAATAACCGCGCCTTATTTAAGCGAAAATAAAGTATTGAGGGGATCGATCGGCATAATCGGACCTTCAAGAATGAATTATTCCCAAGTTATTCCGATAATAGATTTTATGGCTGAATTTCTTGGCGAAATTATATAA
- a CDS encoding nucleotide exchange factor GrpE — MNEKEKDFNDADDIEKELGKKLQNPAEEAIANTADLDISELPNPSSLAEAGDELKYLANAFKNIKKEYDDLNQNYLKSLADAENFRKRMNREKEESLKYSNEKLIKDLLPVLDFLDLAIGHSETYLEQDKTGNLKSFVEGVKLSYDEFVKTLKNHGVEIIETAGKTFDPNFHQVVEMVEDANQPEGKILEEKRRGYIYKERLLRPSLISISKSKNDNGGN, encoded by the coding sequence ATGAATGAAAAGGAAAAAGATTTTAACGATGCGGACGACATTGAAAAGGAGTTAGGTAAGAAATTGCAAAATCCAGCCGAAGAGGCTATAGCCAACACGGCCGATTTAGATATAAGCGAGCTTCCAAACCCTTCCAGTCTCGCCGAAGCGGGAGATGAGCTAAAATATCTGGCAAATGCCTTTAAAAATATAAAGAAAGAGTATGACGACCTTAACCAAAACTACCTTAAAAGTTTAGCCGACGCTGAAAATTTTAGAAAAAGAATGAACAGGGAAAAAGAGGAATCGTTAAAATATTCTAACGAAAAACTTATAAAGGATTTGCTTCCCGTGCTGGATTTCTTAGATCTCGCGATAGGGCATTCGGAAACTTACTTAGAACAGGATAAAACGGGAAATTTAAAATCGTTTGTAGAAGGGGTAAAATTATCGTATGACGAGTTTGTTAAGACATTAAAAAACCACGGCGTAGAGATTATCGAAACAGCCGGAAAAACCTTCGACCCTAATTTTCATCAGGTAGTCGAAATGGTGGAAGATGCGAATCAACCGGAGGGAAAAATTTTAGAGGAAAAAAGAAGGGGTTATATTTACAAAGAAAGGCTGTTAAGACCTTCTTTAATATCTATTTCTAAATCAAAGAACGATAACGGCGGCAATTAA
- the dnaK gene encoding molecular chaperone DnaK, which yields MGKVIGIDLGTTNSCVAVMEGGEPVVIANSEGARTTPSVVSITDSGERLVGQAAKRQAVTNPENTIYAVKRLIGRKYNSPEVQSFKKVCPYKIVESDNGDAWVEIKGRKYSPAEISSMILTKMKKTAEDYLGEPVTEAVITVPAYFNDSQRQATKDAGKIAGLNVLRIINEPTASSLSYGLDKKKEEKIAVYDLGGGTFDISILELGEGVFEVKSTNGDTFLGGEDFDQKTIDYIASEFKKDYGIDLRTDKMALQRLKEAAEKAKIELSSSLETDINLPFITADASGPKHLNMKLTRAKFEQLTNDLIEKSIGPVGTALKDANLTPSQVDEVVLVGGQTRMPKVQQRVKEFFGKEPHKGVNPDEVVAVGAAIQGAVLKGEVKDVLLLDVTPLSLGIETLGGVTTKLIEKNTTIPTRKSQIFSTAADNQPAVTINVLQGEREMAEGNKSLGRFELTGIPSAPRGVPQIEVTFDIDANGIVHVSAKDLGTGKEQSIRITASSGLSKEEIDKMVKEAELHKEEDSKRKELIEVRNHLDGLVYSVEKTLKDSADKIESSDKMTAEEKIADAKKAIESDDIDKIKSITEELEKLSHSIAETIYKKTAQASGAGPSEAEQGQAAGQASQDENVVEAEYEEVKDKNKNQ from the coding sequence ATGGGAAAAGTAATTGGAATCGATTTGGGAACTACAAACTCTTGCGTTGCGGTTATGGAAGGGGGGGAGCCCGTCGTAATCGCAAACTCGGAGGGAGCAAGAACAACCCCGTCCGTCGTATCCATAACAGATAGCGGAGAAAGACTTGTCGGACAGGCCGCAAAAAGGCAGGCCGTCACTAATCCCGAAAATACGATTTACGCAGTTAAAAGATTAATAGGCAGAAAATATAACTCGCCGGAGGTTCAGTCTTTTAAGAAGGTATGCCCGTATAAAATCGTGGAAAGCGACAACGGGGATGCATGGGTTGAAATAAAAGGAAGAAAATATTCTCCCGCCGAAATTTCATCGATGATTTTAACTAAAATGAAAAAAACCGCCGAGGATTATCTCGGCGAACCCGTAACGGAGGCTGTTATAACCGTACCTGCTTATTTCAACGATTCGCAAAGGCAGGCAACGAAGGATGCGGGTAAAATTGCGGGGCTGAATGTTTTAAGAATTATCAACGAACCGACGGCATCCTCTCTTTCTTACGGACTCGACAAAAAAAAGGAAGAAAAAATTGCCGTATATGACCTCGGCGGCGGAACATTCGATATATCGATACTGGAACTGGGCGAGGGGGTTTTCGAGGTTAAATCCACTAACGGCGATACATTCCTTGGAGGCGAAGACTTCGACCAAAAAACGATAGATTATATTGCTTCCGAATTTAAAAAGGACTACGGAATCGACTTAAGAACCGATAAAATGGCGCTTCAAAGACTAAAAGAAGCTGCGGAAAAGGCAAAGATAGAACTCTCGTCGTCATTGGAAACGGATATAAATCTTCCGTTTATCACGGCGGACGCAAGCGGACCTAAACATCTCAATATGAAACTTACAAGGGCTAAGTTTGAACAGCTCACAAACGATTTAATCGAAAAATCTATCGGTCCTGTAGGAACTGCATTAAAAGACGCAAACTTAACGCCTTCTCAAGTCGATGAGGTTGTGCTGGTCGGAGGACAGACAAGAATGCCGAAAGTCCAGCAAAGGGTTAAAGAATTTTTCGGAAAAGAACCCCATAAGGGGGTTAACCCCGATGAGGTCGTGGCGGTAGGCGCGGCAATACAGGGCGCCGTTTTAAAAGGCGAGGTTAAAGATGTGCTTCTGCTCGATGTTACGCCTTTATCGCTCGGCATAGAGACTCTTGGCGGCGTTACTACAAAACTTATCGAAAAAAATACCACTATCCCGACAAGAAAAAGTCAAATATTTTCTACCGCGGCCGATAATCAGCCTGCCGTTACCATTAATGTTCTTCAGGGCGAAAGGGAAATGGCCGAAGGCAACAAAAGCCTTGGAAGATTTGAATTGACGGGGATTCCGTCTGCTCCGAGGGGCGTTCCCCAAATCGAAGTTACATTCGACATTGATGCCAACGGAATAGTTCATGTCTCCGCGAAAGACCTTGGGACGGGAAAAGAACAGTCCATTAGAATCACTGCTTCCAGCGGACTTTCTAAGGAAGAGATAGATAAAATGGTTAAAGAGGCTGAACTCCATAAGGAAGAGGACTCGAAAAGGAAGGAATTAATCGAGGTGAGAAACCACTTAGACGGTTTGGTTTACTCCGTCGAAAAAACCCTGAAAGACTCCGCGGATAAGATTGAATCTTCCGATAAAATGACCGCCGAAGAAAAAATTGCGGATGCAAAAAAAGCAATAGAATCCGATGACATAGACAAAATAAAGTCAATAACGGAGGAATTGGAAAAATTGTCCCATTCTATCGCAGAAACGATTTATAAAAAGACGGCTCAAGCTTCCGGCGCCGGTCCTTCCGAAGCTGAACAGGGGCAAGCCGCAGGGCAGGCATCGCAGGATGAAAATGTCGTGGAAGCGGAATATGAAGAAGTAAAGGATAAAAATAAAAATCAATAA
- the dnaJ gene encoding molecular chaperone DnaJ — protein MAAKRDYYDVLGVDRDATADEIKKAYRKLALKHHPDKNQGDGESEERFKEINEAYEILCDEEKRAAYDRFGHEGVGAQGGGYGFGFSDIFNDFFGDIFSHSNRKAKQRRGEDLRYAVKIKFEEALLGVSKEIKFNRYEKCASCDGTGAKKGSKPVVCPICKGTGEIRQQQGFFTVSRTCYKCKGEGEFIENPCPVCKGDGRVIKERKLDIKIPAGIDDGNRLKVSGEGASGIYGGPAGDLYVDVVVEPHHIFKRSDSDIFVSIPISFAQAALGCEVEAPTVDGKATIKIPSGTQSGTQFTLKGKGAPGLNSGVKGNEYVNIIVETPTNLTLKQKRLLEEFALESGEKTHPLKKSFIDKILSINNN, from the coding sequence ATGGCAGCTAAAAGAGACTATTACGATGTTCTGGGGGTTGACAGAGATGCAACCGCCGATGAAATAAAAAAGGCCTATAGAAAATTGGCCTTGAAGCATCATCCGGATAAAAATCAAGGCGACGGGGAATCCGAAGAAAGATTTAAGGAAATAAACGAGGCTTACGAGATTTTATGCGATGAGGAAAAAAGGGCGGCTTACGATAGATTTGGGCATGAAGGAGTCGGCGCTCAAGGCGGAGGCTATGGTTTTGGGTTTAGCGATATATTTAACGACTTTTTCGGAGATATCTTTTCTCATTCAAACAGGAAAGCTAAGCAAAGAAGGGGTGAAGACCTCAGGTATGCCGTTAAAATTAAATTTGAAGAGGCGCTCCTCGGCGTATCGAAAGAGATAAAATTTAACAGGTATGAGAAATGCGCAAGTTGTGACGGAACAGGGGCAAAAAAGGGGTCGAAGCCCGTTGTGTGCCCCATATGCAAAGGAACAGGTGAAATCAGGCAGCAGCAGGGGTTTTTTACGGTCTCCAGAACCTGTTATAAATGCAAGGGCGAGGGTGAATTTATAGAAAACCCGTGTCCCGTTTGCAAAGGCGACGGCAGGGTGATAAAGGAGCGCAAATTAGACATAAAAATACCCGCCGGTATCGACGACGGCAACAGGCTTAAGGTTTCAGGAGAGGGAGCGTCCGGAATTTACGGGGGACCCGCCGGGGATTTGTATGTGGATGTTGTTGTGGAACCGCATCATATATTTAAACGGAGCGACAGCGACATTTTTGTCAGCATACCGATAAGTTTTGCTCAGGCTGCGCTGGGCTGCGAGGTGGAAGCCCCCACCGTTGACGGAAAAGCAACTATAAAAATCCCGTCAGGAACTCAAAGCGGAACCCAATTCACATTGAAAGGCAAGGGAGCTCCAGGGCTTAATAGCGGCGTAAAGGGGAATGAGTATGTCAACATTATCGTGGAAACGCCGACGAACTTAACCTTAAAGCAAAAAAGATTGCTTGAGGAGTTTGCTTTAGAAAGCGGTGAAAAAACGCATCCGTTAAAAAAATCATTCATAGACAAGATTCTTTCCATCAATAATAATTAA